A part of Silvimonas soli genomic DNA contains:
- a CDS encoding M23 family metallopeptidase, with translation MNIILISNRYSSALHLGIGKIVALFIGLTVLTGGLGLAIGMSLSGSSPKQLWPLIKPLRQVELDAMAVRLGELQARLIRLDGLAQQVGAKAGIDVKPLSSTAPVPRGGVQTRDHAMSAREFLQQLSTTETDASNAYDQFSLAQTVLLRPASTILPTLAPLTTGLQSSSFGWRIDPFTGHQAFHEGLDFVGAVGTPIKAAGAGTVVFAAFHPQYGNMVEIDHGNNLTSRYAHASKLLVKVGDHVTAGQVISEIGSTGRSTGAHLHFEIRYRGVAQNPLRFLAQNTQNNVGTVASTEGPHD, from the coding sequence TTGAATATTATTCTTATTTCAAACCGCTACTCCAGTGCATTACATCTGGGTATCGGTAAGATCGTTGCGCTATTTATCGGACTGACCGTGCTGACCGGCGGGCTGGGCCTGGCCATTGGCATGTCGCTGTCGGGCAGTTCGCCCAAACAGTTGTGGCCATTAATAAAGCCGCTGCGCCAGGTCGAACTCGACGCCATGGCCGTACGCCTGGGCGAACTGCAAGCGCGGTTGATCCGTCTGGATGGTCTGGCGCAGCAAGTCGGCGCCAAAGCGGGTATCGACGTCAAACCGCTCTCCTCCACCGCCCCGGTGCCACGTGGTGGTGTGCAGACCCGCGATCACGCCATGTCTGCCCGCGAATTTTTGCAGCAGCTGAGCACTACCGAAACCGATGCCAGCAATGCTTATGACCAGTTCAGCCTGGCGCAAACCGTCTTGTTGCGCCCTGCAAGTACCATTCTGCCGACGCTGGCACCGCTGACCACCGGCTTGCAGTCCTCCAGCTTTGGCTGGCGCATTGATCCGTTTACCGGGCATCAGGCTTTTCATGAAGGTCTGGATTTTGTGGGCGCAGTCGGCACCCCGATCAAGGCCGCCGGCGCAGGCACGGTGGTCTTTGCGGCCTTCCATCCGCAGTATGGTAATATGGTCGAGATCGACCACGGTAATAACTTGACCAGTCGCTACGCCCACGCCAGCAAATTGCTGGTGAAAGTCGGCGATCATGTTACTGCCGGGCAAGTGATTTCAGAAATTGGCAGCACCGGACGTTCAACGGGCGCTCATCTGCATTTTGAAATCCGCTATCGAGGCGTGGCGCAAAATCCGCTACGGTTCCTCGCGCAAAATACGCAAAACAATGTTGGTACAGTGGCAAGCACCGAGGGTCCGCACGATTAA
- a CDS encoding DciA family protein, whose protein sequence is MKKSSTTGFIGRNRALRQVADRVGEYNRILKALQSALPPEVARACLGAAWSGEALIVGVNSAAAATRIRYAAPDLLEALARAGWEATAILPRVQGSFREQKPIRAKDLKMGGAARDAFTELADTVEDQQLAAAIRNLLNNQSRKL, encoded by the coding sequence ATGAAAAAAAGCTCCACCACCGGTTTTATCGGTCGTAACCGGGCGCTCAGGCAAGTTGCCGATCGTGTGGGCGAATACAACCGGATTCTCAAAGCGCTGCAGTCAGCACTGCCGCCAGAGGTCGCTCGTGCCTGTCTGGGCGCGGCGTGGTCTGGCGAGGCTTTGATTGTGGGTGTGAACAGCGCGGCAGCGGCCACCCGTATCCGGTATGCCGCGCCAGATTTGCTGGAAGCTCTCGCGCGGGCTGGGTGGGAAGCTACCGCAATCCTGCCGCGGGTGCAAGGCTCGTTCAGAGAACAAAAACCCATACGCGCCAAAGACTTGAAGATGGGCGGCGCTGCGCGCGATGCTTTTACCGAGTTGGCCGACACTGTAGAGGATCAGCAGCTGGCTGCTGCGATTCGCAACTTGCTAAATAATCAGTCCCGCAAGCTATAA
- a CDS encoding undecaprenyl-diphosphate phosphatase: protein MDTVLLFKSLVMGVVEGITEFLPISSTGHLIIAGNLLDFLPDQKEKRDVYEIFIQLGAILAVVWEYRAKIGQTLSGARRAGSERNLLWGVIIAFIPAAVLGKLFNDTIKAYLFKPVPVALAFIIGGLLILWAEKRQHRVRVETVDGISLMDALKIGCAQCLALIPGTSRSGATIIGGLFFGLSRKAATEFSFFLGIPTLTAASLYSLWKLRHVLDAGDAGIFAVGFIAAAISAFIAVRALLRFIANHTFIAFAWYRIAFGLIVLLTAWTGLVQWSV, encoded by the coding sequence CTGGATACCGTTTTGCTGTTCAAGTCCTTGGTCATGGGCGTGGTCGAAGGGATTACCGAGTTTCTGCCGATTTCCAGTACCGGCCATTTGATCATTGCTGGCAATTTGCTGGACTTTCTGCCCGACCAAAAAGAAAAGCGTGATGTTTACGAGATATTTATCCAGCTCGGCGCAATTCTGGCCGTGGTCTGGGAATACCGCGCCAAAATCGGTCAGACCTTGAGCGGCGCCCGCCGGGCGGGTAGCGAACGCAATCTGCTGTGGGGCGTCATCATCGCCTTCATTCCGGCCGCTGTGTTGGGCAAGCTATTCAATGACACCATCAAGGCGTATCTGTTCAAGCCGGTGCCCGTGGCGCTGGCTTTCATCATTGGTGGTTTGCTGATTTTATGGGCAGAAAAGCGCCAGCATCGTGTACGCGTCGAGACCGTCGATGGCATCTCGCTGATGGATGCACTCAAGATCGGTTGTGCCCAGTGTCTGGCGCTGATTCCGGGCACCAGTCGCTCTGGCGCAACCATTATTGGTGGCCTGTTTTTTGGCTTGTCGCGCAAGGCGGCAACCGAGTTCTCGTTCTTTCTGGGCATTCCCACGCTGACTGCGGCTTCTCTTTATAGTCTGTGGAAGCTGCGTCACGTGCTGGACGCGGGCGATGCGGGGATTTTCGCAGTCGGTTTCATTGCCGCGGCCATCAGCGCATTCATTGCGGTACGGGCTTTGCTGCGCTTTATTGCCAATCACACCTTTATCGCTTTTGCCTGGTATCGCATCGCTTTTGGTTTGATTGTGCTGCTCACGGCCTGGACCGGCCTGGTGCAATGGTCGGTTTGA
- a CDS encoding thioredoxin family protein, producing MARTLSTMLPLGTPLPEFTLPDGNGVAYTLGDQGGNCGLLVAFICNHCPYVKHINPVLAPLGAQLAELGVGMLGISSNDADTYPADGPIQMAQTAAELGYTFPYLYDETQSAAKAFGAACTPDFFLFDAHLKLVYRGQFDSSRPNQGEPSGQDILRAVDALVAGKPPLAEQIPGMGCNIKWKAGNEPDYFGKA from the coding sequence ATGGCCAGAACCCTTTCCACCATGCTGCCTTTGGGCACCCCGCTGCCAGAGTTCACACTGCCTGATGGCAATGGTGTGGCGTATACCCTTGGTGACCAGGGCGGTAATTGCGGCTTGCTGGTGGCGTTCATCTGCAATCATTGCCCTTATGTAAAACACATCAACCCGGTGCTGGCGCCGCTGGGCGCCCAACTGGCCGAACTGGGCGTGGGGATGCTGGGTATTTCCAGCAATGATGCCGATACCTACCCGGCCGATGGCCCGATCCAAATGGCCCAGACTGCCGCAGAACTGGGTTACACCTTTCCCTATCTGTACGATGAAACGCAAAGCGCCGCCAAAGCCTTTGGTGCCGCGTGTACGCCTGACTTCTTCTTGTTTGATGCGCACCTGAAACTGGTTTATCGCGGGCAGTTTGATAGCAGCCGCCCCAATCAGGGCGAGCCAAGCGGTCAGGATATCCTGCGTGCGGTCGATGCATTGGTGGCTGGCAAGCCTCCGCTGGCGGAGCAAATTCCTGGCATGGGCTGCAATATCAAATGGAAAGCCGGTAACGAGCCCGACTACTTCGGCAAGGCATGA
- a CDS encoding GNAT family N-acetyltransferase: MATELRVFDQIEDIQPDAWNRLAGTHPALQHAFLQALEQSGSVDVQAGWQPCHLTLWRDGQLVGAMPLYRKSHSWGEYVFDWAWARAYEQHGLDYYPKLISAVPFSPLPGARLLAENDEDRRALIEAAIGVTRELGDSSLHILFPTPTEAQFAGECGMQLREQIQFHWQRDPAWHSFDDFLASLNHDKRKKIKQERRKALHGPDGEIEVLRKHGTAITARDWAFFERCYANTYLEHNSQPYLNLAFFKQLHAAMPDACLLIIASRNGQPLAAAFDLVGPDALYGRYWGAQWDDAGFAPGLHFELCYYQGLEFALEHGLDTFEGGAQGEHKMARGFMPVTTWSAHWLADPRFANAVGRFLANERQAVDEWAEALAAQHPFRRT, encoded by the coding sequence TTGGCCACAGAACTGCGCGTTTTCGATCAGATAGAAGATATCCAGCCCGATGCGTGGAATCGGCTTGCCGGCACGCATCCGGCGCTGCAGCACGCTTTTTTGCAGGCACTGGAACAAAGCGGCAGTGTGGATGTGCAAGCGGGCTGGCAGCCTTGTCATCTGACCTTATGGCGCGACGGGCAACTGGTCGGCGCCATGCCGCTTTATCGCAAAAGCCATTCCTGGGGTGAGTATGTATTCGACTGGGCTTGGGCCCGCGCGTACGAACAGCACGGCCTGGATTACTACCCCAAACTGATCAGCGCGGTGCCGTTCAGCCCGCTGCCGGGTGCGCGGTTGCTGGCCGAAAACGATGAAGACCGGCGAGCCTTGATTGAGGCGGCGATTGGCGTCACCCGGGAGCTGGGTGATTCATCGCTGCATATTCTTTTCCCCACGCCGACAGAGGCTCAGTTTGCTGGCGAATGCGGCATGCAGTTGCGCGAGCAAATCCAGTTTCACTGGCAGCGTGATCCAGCGTGGCACAGCTTCGATGATTTTCTGGCGAGCCTGAATCACGACAAGCGCAAAAAAATCAAACAAGAACGCCGCAAAGCCCTGCATGGACCGGATGGCGAAATTGAAGTTCTGCGCAAACACGGCACGGCCATTACCGCGCGGGACTGGGCGTTTTTTGAGCGCTGCTACGCCAATACCTATCTGGAACATAACTCCCAACCGTATCTCAATCTGGCGTTCTTCAAGCAACTTCATGCCGCAATGCCAGACGCCTGCTTGCTGATCATTGCCTCTCGCAACGGCCAACCTCTGGCAGCGGCATTTGATCTGGTCGGGCCGGACGCGCTATATGGGCGCTATTGGGGTGCGCAATGGGATGACGCCGGCTTTGCGCCAGGACTGCATTTTGAACTGTGTTATTACCAGGGCCTGGAGTTTGCGCTGGAACACGGCCTGGATACGTTTGAGGGTGGCGCGCAAGGCGAACATAAAATGGCGCGGGGATTCATGCCGGTCACCACCTGGTCGGCCCACTGGCTGGCCGATCCACGTTTTGCCAATGCGGTGGGGCGATTCCTGGCCAATGAGCGCCAGGCCGTCGATGAATGGGCCGAAGCGCTGGCGGCCCAACATCCGTTCCGGCGAACTTGA
- a CDS encoding methyl-accepting chemotaxis protein: MKLQTRVWIIIGAALAGLLLVSAVGLVSLRHAMMADRQGQISTALEQAVALVTYYQGEEASGKLSHDEAQARAKTALGHMRFKDIYFFVRGTDNMMIVHPNPARVGKIDKGTQMPDGRYTSDLYNDALAKDRIGLMNILTARPGSKTELPKLNGVVKFEPWQWIIGIGFFIDDIDTAFWEQAGVMLGVVCVVLAIVAALLISMSRRILGQLGGDPGYASEIATAIAAGDLTRKIKVDGRSDSLLGAMSRMQDGLRDMAQRFNGAASSLAEAATSLTRQMNQISEGSRASSEFTASTAAAVEQMTVSINHVSSNAGDSAGSSQQSVHLATEGEQLVHDAADEIRQISQKVGSAAGQIHGLVDRSREIDGIAKVIRDIADQTNLLALNAAIEAARAGEQGRGFAVVADEVRKLAERTTTATQDITRTIETVQRDTEQAVGGMNQVSAQVETGVALAERAATSLREISLSAAGTLDKIREVAGATKEQSEASNSIAGHIERIANMVEESDASVSNARDSVQRLEGLALELRTTAGRFRL; encoded by the coding sequence ATGAAGTTGCAAACCAGAGTCTGGATTATCATTGGGGCTGCTTTGGCCGGTTTGTTACTGGTATCCGCAGTGGGTTTGGTGAGTTTGCGGCATGCCATGATGGCTGACCGCCAAGGTCAGATTAGTACTGCGCTGGAACAAGCGGTGGCGCTGGTCACCTACTACCAGGGTGAAGAGGCTTCCGGCAAGTTGTCGCACGATGAAGCGCAGGCACGCGCCAAGACAGCGTTAGGCCACATGCGCTTCAAGGATATTTATTTCTTTGTGCGCGGCACCGACAACATGATGATCGTGCACCCCAACCCGGCCCGTGTCGGCAAGATCGACAAGGGCACACAGATGCCGGATGGCCGCTACACCTCAGACCTCTACAACGATGCGCTGGCCAAAGACCGCATCGGCCTGATGAATATCCTGACCGCCCGCCCTGGCTCCAAGACCGAACTGCCCAAGCTTAATGGCGTGGTCAAGTTTGAGCCGTGGCAATGGATCATCGGCATTGGCTTCTTTATTGATGATATTGATACCGCTTTCTGGGAACAGGCAGGCGTCATGCTAGGCGTGGTCTGCGTGGTGCTGGCGATTGTGGCCGCGTTGCTGATCAGCATGTCGCGGCGGATTCTGGGGCAGCTTGGCGGTGACCCTGGTTATGCCAGCGAAATTGCCACTGCCATTGCTGCGGGCGATTTGACGCGCAAGATCAAGGTCGACGGGCGCAGCGACAGCCTGCTCGGGGCCATGAGCCGCATGCAGGACGGCCTGCGTGATATGGCGCAGCGCTTTAATGGTGCTGCGAGCAGCCTGGCTGAAGCGGCCACGTCACTTACGCGCCAGATGAACCAGATCAGCGAAGGCAGCCGCGCATCGTCCGAGTTCACCGCCAGTACGGCGGCGGCGGTCGAGCAAATGACAGTCAGCATCAACCACGTGTCCAGCAATGCCGGGGACAGCGCCGGTAGTTCGCAGCAATCAGTCCATCTGGCGACCGAAGGTGAGCAACTGGTGCATGACGCAGCCGATGAAATCCGCCAGATTTCGCAAAAGGTGGGCAGCGCCGCCGGGCAGATTCATGGTCTGGTCGATCGCTCCCGCGAAATTGATGGCATCGCCAAGGTGATCCGCGATATTGCCGATCAGACCAATTTGCTGGCACTGAACGCCGCTATTGAAGCGGCACGGGCAGGTGAGCAAGGTCGTGGTTTTGCTGTGGTAGCCGACGAAGTGCGCAAGCTGGCTGAACGCACGACCACCGCAACCCAGGATATCACCCGCACCATTGAAACGGTGCAGCGTGATACCGAACAAGCCGTCGGCGGCATGAATCAGGTGAGCGCGCAGGTGGAAACCGGCGTTGCGCTGGCTGAACGCGCGGCGACATCGTTGCGCGAGATCAGCCTGAGTGCGGCGGGCACCCTCGATAAAATCCGCGAAGTGGCAGGCGCAACCAAAGAGCAGAGCGAGGCCAGCAACAGCATCGCCGGGCATATCGAGCGCATCGCCAATATGGTGGAAGAGTCGGATGCATCGGTCAGCAACGCGCGCGATTCGGTGCAGCGGCTGGAAGGCCTGGCGCTGGAACTGCGTACCACGGCGGGTCGCTTCCGGCTGTAA
- a CDS encoding tetratricopeptide repeat protein, translated as MKKILLPLSALCLLILSAPTLAADPAWLAYERGDYAKALPAYRQAAQKGKPLAEYNYAMMLWRGEGTAVDKDNGLLWLRKAAEHHLAQAQYALGLLYENGDHLPRSQPDATQWFLLAARQGHTAAQTSVATQYFLGRGAPKDMVQAARWYEKAAEGGDVGAQYIVATMYEKGDGQPQDLVEAWRWYHAAALQGDPAAAIRAHDLGVRLKHAAAASKPAANVQ; from the coding sequence ATGAAAAAAATCCTGCTCCCGCTATCCGCTTTATGTCTGTTGATATTGAGCGCCCCGACTCTGGCTGCCGACCCGGCATGGCTGGCCTATGAGCGCGGTGACTATGCCAAAGCGTTACCGGCCTATCGCCAGGCCGCGCAAAAGGGCAAGCCGCTGGCCGAGTACAATTACGCGATGATGCTATGGCGGGGCGAAGGCACGGCGGTGGACAAAGACAACGGCCTGCTGTGGCTGCGCAAGGCAGCGGAGCATCATCTGGCACAGGCCCAATACGCACTTGGGTTGCTGTACGAGAATGGCGATCATTTGCCGCGCTCACAACCCGATGCCACGCAATGGTTTTTGCTGGCAGCCCGACAAGGCCACACCGCTGCCCAGACCAGCGTCGCCACACAATACTTCCTGGGACGAGGCGCGCCTAAAGATATGGTGCAAGCCGCGCGCTGGTATGAAAAAGCCGCGGAAGGTGGCGACGTGGGCGCGCAATATATCGTGGCGACCATGTATGAAAAGGGTGATGGCCAACCGCAGGATCTGGTCGAAGCGTGGCGCTGGTATCACGCAGCGGCGCTGCAGGGCGACCCGGCTGCGGCGATCCGTGCGCATGATCTGGGTGTGCGTCTGAAGCACGCCGCAGCGGCCAGCAAACCCGCCGCTAACGTGCAATAA
- a CDS encoding methyl-accepting chemotaxis protein — MRSLRARLILFMVILTVVTTSILAGAAYYKMRTEIVAGLNNEIRGVGTGYNVVLRNWIQDKQRVIGGVAEMIGAATGDESAILTQAEKSSTFDSVYFGTTDKKMVQGHNLDLPAGYDPTSRPWYKQAVGDDKLILTAPYIDASTKQLTLSFAAPVKDAGKQLKGVVAGDVYLSALVKDVLNIKLTGDGYAFLVGKDGKILAHSDAGMVLKSVSDLSKDLPGDQLASIADGNLHEANIGGAKKFFYLQPIEQSDLFLALVIDKSAALAPLNQMLELCIAALVIVLAVVLPIASLLIRNMLSGLIRVRQAMQEIAQGGGDLTRKIDIPGDDEIAQTAQAFNRFTDQLRDMFRDIQQQSDSLTTGVEGINSVLRELAADSEKLSDLAATNAATIEEITVSISHIADNATDADQLVKSTGALSGESASTVHEVAAEVGKSASEVESLASLLDHLNQRAQEISGIIRVIKEIADQTNLLALNAAIEAARAGEQGRGFAVVADEVRKLAERTSAATLEITGMIEAIRTETDGAVGSMQQTHNVVKRGVQLSNHAASKIGLIRENMDGVMQKMGEIALSTKEQQQATTAMAQSAEDITSRMLQTDASLQRATDSVKHLNELATFLRQLFSKFHI; from the coding sequence ATGCGTTCACTGCGTGCCAGACTGATTCTGTTTATGGTGATCCTGACCGTGGTCACCACTTCCATCCTTGCCGGGGCCGCGTATTACAAAATGCGCACCGAGATCGTGGCGGGTTTGAACAACGAGATACGTGGGGTGGGCACCGGTTACAACGTGGTGCTGCGCAACTGGATTCAGGACAAACAACGTGTCATCGGCGGCGTGGCTGAGATGATCGGCGCGGCGACTGGCGATGAGTCAGCCATCCTGACGCAGGCTGAAAAGAGTTCCACGTTTGATTCGGTCTATTTCGGCACCACCGACAAGAAGATGGTGCAAGGTCACAACCTGGATCTTCCGGCCGGATACGACCCCACCAGCCGACCCTGGTATAAACAGGCGGTGGGCGACGACAAGCTGATTCTCACGGCGCCATATATCGATGCCTCGACCAAGCAACTGACGCTGTCTTTTGCCGCGCCGGTCAAAGACGCGGGCAAGCAACTCAAAGGCGTGGTGGCGGGGGATGTTTATCTGTCGGCGCTGGTCAAAGACGTGCTGAATATCAAGCTGACCGGCGACGGTTATGCGTTTCTGGTGGGTAAAGACGGCAAAATCCTGGCGCACAGCGACGCCGGGATGGTGCTCAAATCGGTATCGGACCTGAGCAAGGATTTGCCAGGCGATCAACTCGCCAGCATTGCCGACGGCAATCTGCATGAAGCCAATATTGGTGGCGCCAAAAAGTTCTTTTATCTGCAGCCGATTGAGCAATCGGACCTGTTCCTGGCGCTGGTGATCGATAAATCGGCCGCGCTGGCGCCGTTGAACCAGATGCTGGAGCTATGCATTGCCGCTCTGGTGATTGTGCTGGCGGTGGTGTTGCCGATTGCCAGCTTGCTAATCCGCAACATGCTGTCGGGTTTGATCCGCGTGCGTCAGGCCATGCAGGAAATAGCCCAAGGCGGCGGTGATCTGACGCGCAAGATTGATATCCCCGGCGATGATGAAATTGCGCAGACCGCGCAGGCATTCAACCGCTTTACCGACCAGTTGCGCGACATGTTCCGCGATATTCAGCAGCAAAGTGACAGCCTCACCACCGGCGTGGAAGGGATCAACAGCGTGCTGCGTGAGCTGGCGGCGGATTCCGAAAAACTGTCTGATCTGGCGGCCACTAACGCGGCCACGATTGAGGAAATCACCGTCAGCATTTCGCACATTGCCGACAATGCCACGGATGCTGATCAATTGGTCAAGAGTACCGGCGCACTGTCGGGAGAGTCCGCCTCCACCGTGCATGAAGTCGCTGCAGAGGTGGGCAAATCGGCGTCGGAAGTGGAATCTCTGGCCAGTTTGCTGGACCACCTGAACCAGCGTGCGCAGGAAATCAGCGGCATTATCCGGGTCATCAAAGAGATTGCCGATCAAACCAATTTGTTGGCGCTGAACGCCGCCATTGAAGCCGCGCGGGCGGGCGAGCAGGGCCGTGGATTTGCCGTGGTGGCCGATGAGGTACGCAAACTGGCCGAGCGCACCAGTGCCGCGACGCTGGAAATTACCGGCATGATTGAGGCGATCCGCACGGAAACCGACGGCGCCGTGGGCAGCATGCAACAGACCCACAATGTGGTGAAACGGGGCGTGCAACTATCCAACCATGCCGCCAGCAAGATCGGCTTGATCCGCGAGAACATGGATGGTGTGATGCAGAAAATGGGCGAGATTGCGCTATCGACCAAAGAGCAGCAGCAAGCCACCACGGCCATGGCGCAAAGTGCGGAGGACATCACCAGTCGCATGCTGCAAACCGATGCCTCGCTGCAACGCGCGACAGATAGCGTCAAACATCTGAACGAACTGGCGACCTTCTTGCGCCAGCTGTTCAGCAAGTTCCACATTTAG
- a CDS encoding NAD(P)H-binding protein produces the protein MKVILLGATGMVGQGVLRECLRDPAVDSVLCVGRNATGQTHPKLRELVAADLYDLSAFAEQLSGFDACFFCLGVSSAGMAEAPYRRITYDLTLALAQLLVRQNPALTFIYVSGAGTDSSEHGRAMWARVKGATENALLKLPFQAAYMLRPGAIQPLHGVKSKTGWYRAIYVVVGPLLTTLRRVWPQYITTTEQMGRVMLTLAQRGYPRPVLETVDINQLTVESAPG, from the coding sequence ATGAAAGTGATTCTATTGGGCGCCACCGGCATGGTCGGCCAGGGTGTATTGCGAGAATGCCTGCGGGACCCGGCCGTAGACAGTGTGCTGTGCGTGGGTCGCAACGCCACCGGGCAGACGCACCCCAAACTGCGCGAACTGGTAGCGGCAGATTTATACGATCTGTCCGCCTTTGCCGAGCAGCTCAGCGGTTTTGATGCCTGCTTCTTTTGCCTGGGTGTGTCGTCCGCCGGGATGGCCGAGGCGCCTTATCGCCGCATCACTTATGACCTCACGCTTGCCCTCGCGCAGTTGCTGGTGCGCCAGAACCCGGCGCTCACGTTTATCTATGTTTCCGGTGCCGGAACAGACAGCAGCGAGCATGGGCGTGCAATGTGGGCACGGGTTAAAGGGGCAACCGAAAACGCGTTATTGAAATTGCCATTCCAGGCCGCTTATATGCTGCGCCCCGGGGCGATTCAGCCACTTCACGGGGTAAAGTCGAAAACCGGCTGGTATCGGGCCATCTATGTGGTGGTTGGGCCGCTGCTGACCACCCTGCGCCGGGTCTGGCCGCAATACATCACCACCACGGAACAAATGGGCCGGGTCATGCTCACACTGGCACAGCGGGGTTATCCACGGCCCGTGCTGGAAACCGTGGATATCAATCAACTCACCGTTGAGTCTGCCCCCGGCTAA
- a CDS encoding purine-nucleoside phosphorylase has translation MPHLTLRASLIAALTLLSLGPVQAAPVTHSQPVKVMIISMFGPEGQVWRDHLKFNRKVAVPGLSPDYPAVSCTADGICLMTTGMGHANAAASVSALVWSRQFDLRKTYFLIAGIAGIDPQQGTVGSAAWARYLVDFGIQWELDAREIPAGWKTGYLGINTKSPDEKPPLDYRTEVFQLNESLLQRAVALSKDAKLVDSKEAAAFRARYTYAPANQPPAVIQCDTLAGDTWFSGTKLGERARDWTKLLTDGKGTYCTTQQEDNATYEALKRGASAGLTDLNRVAVLRTGSDFDRPPEGVSDADNLLKYQEQGGFVPAVQNLYLAGYPLVQSIVKDWAQWKDGVPAQ, from the coding sequence ATGCCCCATTTAACACTGCGTGCCAGCCTGATAGCGGCGCTCACATTGCTCAGTCTCGGCCCGGTTCAGGCTGCACCAGTAACCCACTCACAGCCGGTTAAAGTCATGATCATTTCCATGTTCGGGCCGGAAGGGCAGGTCTGGCGGGATCACCTCAAGTTCAATCGCAAAGTGGCCGTGCCCGGTTTGTCGCCCGACTACCCGGCGGTGAGTTGCACTGCCGACGGTATTTGCCTGATGACGACCGGCATGGGCCACGCCAACGCGGCGGCATCCGTGTCTGCACTGGTTTGGTCACGCCAGTTTGATCTGCGCAAAACGTATTTCCTGATCGCCGGGATCGCCGGTATCGATCCACAGCAAGGCACGGTGGGTTCTGCCGCATGGGCGCGCTATCTGGTGGATTTTGGCATTCAGTGGGAACTGGATGCGCGGGAAATCCCGGCGGGCTGGAAAACCGGTTATCTGGGCATCAACACCAAGAGCCCGGATGAAAAACCGCCGCTGGATTACCGCACCGAAGTCTTTCAACTGAACGAGTCGCTACTGCAACGGGCCGTGGCTTTATCCAAAGATGCCAAACTGGTCGACAGCAAAGAAGCCGCTGCCTTTCGCGCCCGCTACACCTACGCTCCGGCCAACCAGCCGCCTGCCGTTATCCAGTGTGACACGCTGGCTGGCGACACCTGGTTCTCTGGCACCAAACTGGGCGAGCGCGCTCGCGACTGGACCAAGCTGCTGACTGACGGCAAAGGCACTTATTGCACCACCCAGCAAGAAGACAACGCGACCTACGAAGCCCTCAAACGCGGCGCCTCCGCCGGTTTGACTGACCTGAACCGCGTCGCAGTATTGCGCACCGGCTCTGACTTTGACCGACCGCCAGAAGGCGTTTCGGATGCCGACAACCTGCTCAAGTATCAGGAACAAGGCGGCTTTGTGCCTGCCGTGCAAAACCTGTATCTGGCCGGATATCCGCTGGTCCAGTCCATCGTCAAGGATTGGGCGCAGTGGAAGGATGGGGTACCGGCGCAGTGA
- a CDS encoding threo-3-hydroxy-L-aspartate ammonia-lyase: protein MTPSDLPTYADVLAAAARIEGHVHRTPVLTSSQLDAEVGAQVFFKCENLQRMGAFKIRGAFNALARFDNAQRRAGVICFSSGNHAQGIALAAKLLGIPATIVMPQDAPAVKVAATQGYGGKVVFYDRYREDREQICRELARMQGLTLIPPFDHPDVIAGAGTAVKELLEETGPLDALFIGMGGGGALAGSALAARALAPACQIYGVEPEAGNDGQQSLRAGHIVTIKTPNTIADGAQVQQPGEIPFAIIRRDVADIHTVSDAQLIESMRFFATRMKLMVEPTGCLGLAAVRQFKSALAGQRVGVLITGGNIDLTRFCSLLAEPA from the coding sequence ATGACCCCGTCTGACTTGCCCACCTACGCCGACGTGCTGGCCGCCGCAGCGCGCATTGAAGGGCATGTGCATCGCACGCCGGTACTCACTTCCAGCCAGCTGGATGCCGAAGTGGGCGCGCAGGTGTTTTTCAAGTGCGAGAACCTGCAGCGCATGGGGGCGTTCAAGATTCGTGGCGCGTTCAACGCCTTGGCGCGGTTTGATAACGCGCAGCGGCGGGCCGGGGTGATCTGTTTTTCGTCGGGCAATCACGCGCAGGGCATTGCGCTGGCAGCAAAGCTGCTGGGTATTCCGGCCACTATCGTCATGCCGCAGGACGCTCCGGCGGTCAAAGTGGCGGCAACCCAAGGTTATGGCGGCAAAGTGGTGTTTTATGACCGCTATCGCGAAGACCGCGAGCAAATCTGCCGCGAGCTCGCGCGGATGCAAGGGCTAACGCTGATTCCACCGTTTGATCATCCGGATGTGATCGCCGGAGCGGGGACGGCGGTGAAGGAGTTGCTGGAAGAAACCGGGCCTCTGGACGCATTGTTTATTGGCATGGGTGGCGGCGGGGCGCTGGCGGGTTCAGCGCTGGCGGCGCGCGCGCTTGCACCTGCTTGCCAGATTTATGGCGTGGAGCCCGAGGCGGGCAACGATGGGCAGCAGTCATTGCGCGCCGGGCACATTGTGACGATCAAAACCCCAAACACCATTGCCGACGGTGCGCAGGTGCAGCAGCCGGGCGAAATTCCGTTTGCCATCATCCGCCGCGATGTCGCCGATATCCACACCGTGAGCGACGCGCAACTGATCGAAAGCATGCGCTTCTTTGCTACTCGCATGAAGTTGATGGTTGAACCGACCGGATGCCTGGGGCTGGCGGCGGTGCGGCAGTTCAAGTCGGCACTGGCCGGCCAGCGTGTTGGCGTGCTGATTACCGGCGGCAATATCGATCTCACCCGGTTTTGCAGTTTGCTGGCAGAGCCGGCCTGA